The Prunus persica cultivar Lovell chromosome G8, Prunus_persica_NCBIv2, whole genome shotgun sequence genome includes a region encoding these proteins:
- the LOC18766166 gene encoding DNA (cytosine-5)-methyltransferase DRM2 → MDGNTSGEDGNDIDWSTEDELEIESFTLSSSSSLTVPGREAIVGSGEASSSQGPSNSKVVDHFVGMGFSGKMVAKAIEEHGEENTDSILETLLTYSALESSPQEQQQVDCDDQFSSDSKASFLDDFSDIDSYSDNEDILNPTSEKNKKLLSLVNMGYTVEEASIAIERCGLDSTVVELTDFICAAQMARAEDAHLPLEEKPRLNHAYKKRKLLEYELLKKKKLMRLGNKTIDEDDEAVHLPNPMVGFGIPSEPCLKTHRNLPEAALGPPYFYYENVALTPKGVWSTISRFLYDVQPEFVDSKYFCAAARKRGYVHNLPIENRFPLIPLPPHTIHEAFPLIRKWWPSWDTRTKLNCVLTSIASAKSTERIRKALEDYDSEPPLRVQKYVLDECRKWNLVWVGRNKVAPLEPDEVEMLLGFPKNHTRGISRTDRYKSLGNSFQIDTVAYHLSVLKDMFPNGINLLSLFSGIGGAEIALHRLGIRLKNVVSVEISAVNRNVVRSWWEQTNQRGNLYDLDDVQQLNGDRLEHYMTSFGGFDLVVGGSPCNNLTGSNRLHRDGLEGKESSLFYHYYRILDLVRSIKT, encoded by the exons ATG GATGGAAATACTTCTGGCGAAGATGGGAATGATATTGACTGGAGTACAGAAGATGAGCTGGAAATTGAGAGCTTcactttatcttcttcttcaagtctGACAGTTCCCGGTAGAGAAGCTATTGTGGGCTCTGGGGAG GCGAGCTCATCTCAAGGTCCTTCAAATTCCAAAGTTGTTGATCATTTTGTTGGGATGGGATTTTCTGGAAAAATGGTTGCCAAAGCAATTGAGGAACATG GAGAGGAGAATACAGATTCAATTCTTGAAACCCTCCTCACATATTCA GCTCTTGAAAGTTCTCCCCAAGAACAGCAACAAGTTGATTGTGATGATCAGTTTTCTTCGGATAGCAAAGCGAGCTTTCTGGATGATTTTTCAGATATCGATAGTTATTCTGATAATGAG GACATCCTAAATCCTACATccgagaaaaacaaaaagttattATCCTTGGTCAATATGGGGTACACAGTAGAGGAGGCTTCAATAGCAatagaaagatgtg GTCTTGACTCCACAGTTGTTGAGTTGACTGATTTCATATGTGCTGCTCAAATGGCAAGGGCCGAAGATGCCCATCTTCCTCTTGAAGAGAAG CCTAGACTAAATCACGCATACAAGAAGAGGAAACTTCTTGAGTACGAGctgctgaaaaagaaaaagcttatGCGACTTGGGAACAAGACCATAGACGAAGACGATGAGGCAGTTCATCTCCCAAATCCAATGGTTGGGTTTGGCATCCCATCTGAACCATGCTTGAAAACACACAGGAACCTTCCAGAGGCAGCTTTAGGCCCACCGTATTTCTATTATGAGAATGTGGCACTTACTCCTAAAGGGGTTTGGAGTACTATATCCCGCTTCCTATATGATGTACAACCGGAGTTTGTTGACTCCAAGTATTTCTGTGCTGCTGCGAGGAAAAGAGGTTATGTTCACAATCTTCCTATTGAAAACAGATTTCCTCTTATTCCGCTTCCCCCACACACCATACATGAGGCATTTCCCTTGATAAGGAAATGGTGGCCTTCTTGGGATACGCGGACAAAGTTGAACTGCGTGCTAACCTCCATTGCCAGTGCAAAATCAACAGAGAGGATCAGGAAGGCTCTTGAGGATTATGACAGTGAACCACCACTGAGAGTCCAAAAATATGTTCTTGATGAATGCCGGAAGTGGAATCTGGTGTGGGTAGGAAGAAATAAGGTTGCCCCACTTGAGCCTGATGAAGTGGAAATGCTTTTGGGCTTCCCAAAGAACCACACAAGGGGAATAAGCAGGACTGACAGATACAAATCACTCGGGAATTCATTCCAG ATTGATACAGTGGCATACCATCTGTCGGTATTGAAAGATATGTTTCCCAATGGCATCaacctcctctctcttttctctggGATTGGCGGGGCAGAAATAGCTCTTCACCGGCTTGGTATTCGTCTAAAGAATGTCGTGTCGGTAGAGATCTCTGCAGTAAATAGAAATGTTGTGAGGAgttggtgggagcagacaaacCAGAGAGGGAATTTGTATGACCTTGATGATGTACAGCAGCTGAACGGTGACAGACTGGAGCATTATATGActtcatttggtggttttgatCTTGTGGTTGGCGGGAGTCCATGCAACAATCTTACAGGCAGCAACAGGCTTCATCGAGATGGACTCGAGGGTAAAGAATCTTCCCTCTTTTATCACTACTATCGTATACTAGATTTAGTCAGGTCCATAAAGACCTAA